The following DNA comes from Mycobacteroides immunogenum.
CCGTCCGGCTCCCGGATCAGCGGCCCCAGCGCTCCGGCCGCCGGCCAGCGCTGCGCGACTTCCAGTAGCGCATCGATACTGCCCGGACCCCACTGCACATCCGGGTTGGCGATCACAATCCATTCGGCCGCGGGATCTATCTGGGCGACGCCCAGGTTGGCGGCCTTCCCATAACCGACATTGCCCCCGGTCCGCAGCAGCTCCACATCGGGCTCCTCCGCGGCCGCCTCGGGGGCACCGTCCGTCGAGCCGTTGTCGGCCAGGATCACCCGCAGCGGGAGCTCCGTGGCGTGGCGCAGCGTCCGCAGGAAGCGGTCCAGGTGCTCGCCGGGCGAATAGGTCACCGCCACCACCGCGATCTGATCGATCACCGAGGAGTCGCTTGGGCGATGAGGATCCAGCACGGTGCTAGAGGGTACCTACCCCTAGTTTGTGGCCAGCGCCTCAGCCAGCGCCTCCCGCCACGGACGCAGCGGCGTCAAACCCACATCGGCCCAATGATCACCGTCGAGCGCGGTGTATGTCGGCCGCGGCGCGGGCCCCGGGAAGTCCACCGAGAGACAGGGCTGCAATCGCGAAGTGTCCGCTCCTACCAGTTCGAACACCGCCTTCGCCCATTCAAACCGGGTCACCTCACCGCTGCCGGCCGCGTGCAGGAACGGTTCCCGGACGTCCGAGGCCGCCAGGTCCAGCAGCGCCTCGGCCAGGTCTGCGGCGTATGTCGGAGATCCGGTCTGATCGGTCACCACTCGCACCGGCCCGTCGCCTGCCGCCAACCGCCGCATGACGCCGACGAAGTCACCGTCGACACCGGTGTACACCCACGCGGTACGCACCACCTGCGCTGTCGGCAGCACCTCGTGCACGGCGCGTTCCCCGGCGACCTTGGTGCGCGCGTACACACCCGTTGGCGCTGTCGCGTCCCCCGGGCGGTACGGACGAGGGCTGGCGTCGCCGAATTCACCGTCGAACACGTAGTCGGTGGAGATATGGATCAGCCTGGCGCCAGCTTCGCGGCAAGCCTGTGCGACCCTCTCGGCGCCCTCGGCGTTCACCGCAAACGCCCTGGCCTCGTCGTTTTCCGCCGCGTCCACGGCGGTATAGGCGGCGCAGTTGATGACGATATCGCCCTCAGCAATCACACCGTCCGGCGGACTATCGTGCGTAATATCCCAATCAGCCGACGTCAGAGCGCGAATAGGGAGGTCGCGAAGCATGGCGCGAGCAATGAGGTGGGTGCCCAACTGGCCACCCGCTCCGGTGATAACAAGCACACCTAGAGTCTGGCACGCCGAGTTCGCTTCCGAGGGATGGGCATCACCCCGACGTAGCCTGAACCAGGCCTGCGCCTGTTGCCGGGCTCATTGCCCGGCCGGAGAGGAAATGGACCGATATCGTGACTGACCCGCACGCTCGACGCGCGAGCGGCTCGTCGCAGACCGAGCCGCCACGTCCGCTGTGGCGGGGAATCGCGATGGTGGCGGCGCTCGCCGTCATGGTGATCACCGGGGCGGCCTGGGGAAAGATCGGCAACATCGACCCGAACATCGCCCGGTTTGATCTACCCGGTCTGTTTGGCAACGCAGGTAGGCCCAGCGACGGTGCCATCGACATTCTGATGGTGGGCGTCGACAGCCGTAGCGACGCGCACGGTAACCCGCTCTCGCAGGACGAGCTGTCGATGTTGCGAGCCGGCGACGAGACCGCCACCAACACCGACACCATCATCCTCATCCGCATCCCCAACAACGGGAAGTCGGCCACCGCGATATCCATCCCGCGTGACTCCTATGTCACGGTGCCGGACGGCACCAAAGGGAAGATCAACGGCGTCTACGGCGAGGCCAAGGAGACCGACAGACGCAAGCGCGTCGAGTCGGGCGAATCGCTGGAGGCCGCCGAACGAGAATCCGTGGATGCCGGGCGGTCGGCGCTCATCCAGACCGTCGGCAAGTTGACCGGCGTCACCGTCGATCGCTACGCCGAGATCAGCATGCTCGGATTCGTCCTGATGACCGACGCCCTCGGTGGCGTGAACGTATGCCTCAACGAAGCGGTCTTCGAACCGATGTCGGGTGCCGACTTCCCCGCCGGCCCGCAAACGCTCGACGGCCCGAACGCATTGAGCTTCGTGCGCCAGCGCCATGACCTGCCGCGCGGCGACCTCGATCGCGTGGTCCGGCAGCAGGTCGTGATGTCGTCGCTGGCGCATTCCGCGCTCTCCGGTGGCACCCTGACCAACCCCACCACGCTGGGCAAGCTGCGCGACGCGATCACCCGCACCGTGGTGCTGAGCCAGGGCTGGGATGTCATGGACTTCATTCAGCAGCTGCAGAAGCTGTCCGGAGGCAACATCGCCTTCGCCACCATCCCGATCCTGCGCGAGGATGGCTGGACCGAAGACGGCAGCCAAAGCGTGGTCAAGGTGGACCCGGATCAGGTGCGCAATTGGGTTTCCAGCCTGTTGGATCAACAGGAACAGGGCAAGGTCGAAGAGGCCACCTACTCCAAGGATCAGACCACCGCCGACGTCGTGAATGAGACTCAGATCAACGGGCTGGCCGCCGCGGTATCGGAACTGTTGACGGGCAAGGGATTCACCGCCGGCAAGGTCGGCAACAACGAGAGCGATCACGTCGGCAGCAGCCAGGTTCAGGCTGCCCAGCAGGATGATGTGGGCGCCAAGGCGGTCGCTGAGGCGCTGGGACTCCCGGTGGTCGAGAAGCAAGGCATCCCCGAGCACACCGTGCGGGTGGTGCTGTCCAAGGACTACCACGGTCCTGGTTCTGGCCGCGAAACCACGCCCGCCGCTTCGGAAGCCGGCTCAACCGAGGAAGACGCACCGCCCCCTCCCCCGTCGCCGATTTTCACGGCCGCCAACGGTCCGCGGTGCGTCAACTGATGACAACGCTGGCCGCACTCCTGCTGGGCGATATGAACAACCCCGCCCCACGGATCACCTACTACGACGACGCCACCGGCGAGCGCATCGAGCTCTCGACGGTGACACTGGCCAACTGGGCCGCCAAGACCGCCAACATGCTGCGCGACGAGATGGGCGCGGGGCCCGGGTCCACGGTGGCGGTGCGCCTGCCGGCGCATTGGCAGACTGCGGGCGTGCTGCTCGGAATCTGGTGGGCCGGCGCCGAAGTGGTGTTTCATGACGACACCACCGACGTCGCGTTCTGCACACTCGGCGACGAACCCGACGCCGACGAGGTGTGCGTGCTGTCCCTCGACGCATTCGGGCGCCCGGTGCCCGATCTGCCGCTCGGGCTTACCGACTATTCGACGGCGGTGCGGGTGCACGGCGACCGGTTCGTCCCCGCCGGTGCCGGACCCGCGATGGATGGCCGCAGCGTCGACGAAATCGCTGCCGGTGCGCGGGAAAGCGCTGCGGCACAAGGCATCACGTCACAGGACCGGGTGTTGAGCTCGGGCGCGTGGGACTCTCCCGAGGCGCTGACCAGCACTCTGCTAGCGGTGCTCATCACCGGGGCGTCGCTGGTTCAGGTGGCCAATCCCGATGCCGCCGCACAGGAACGGCGGCTCGTATCCGAGAAGGTCACCCGCACGCTCTCCTAGCCCCTTCCACAGGCGCGTGAAAGTGGGTGTCCCCATCACTGTCGATGACGTACGGCGCCATCCGCACGAGCTTGTCGCACGTATCAACGCCCATCTGGGTCACCACGCCGCGTGAGCAGCGCGCGACTCATCACGACGCGCTGAATCTGGTTGGTGCCCTCGTAGATCTGGGTGATCTTGGCGTCGCGCATCATGCGCTCCACCGGGAAGTCGGTCGTGTATCCGGCGCCACCGAACAGCTGCACGGCGTCGGTGGTGACCTCCATGGCCACATCGCTGGCGAAGCACTTGGACGCCGACGAGATGAAGCCCAGGTTCTTCTCGCCGCGCTCGGCGCGGGCGGCGGCGGTGTAGACCATGAGGCGCGCGGCCTCGACCTTCATCGCCATATCGGCCAGCATGAACTGCACGCCCTGGAAGTCGCTGATGGACTTGCCGAACTGTTTGCGGTCCTTGGTGTACGCGATGGCCTGATCCAGCGCGCCCTGGGCGATGCCGAGCGCCTGGGCGCCGATGGTCGGGCGGGTGTGGTCG
Coding sequences within:
- the rfbD gene encoding dTDP-4-dehydrorhamnose reductase, giving the protein MLVITGAGGQLGTHLIARAMLRDLPIRALTSADWDITHDSPPDGVIAEGDIVINCAAYTAVDAAENDEARAFAVNAEGAERVAQACREAGARLIHISTDYVFDGEFGDASPRPYRPGDATAPTGVYARTKVAGERAVHEVLPTAQVVRTAWVYTGVDGDFVGVMRRLAAGDGPVRVVTDQTGSPTYAADLAEALLDLAASDVREPFLHAAGSGEVTRFEWAKAVFELVGADTSRLQPCLSVDFPGPAPRPTYTALDGDHWADVGLTPLRPWREALAEALATN
- a CDS encoding LCP family protein gives rise to the protein MTDPHARRASGSSQTEPPRPLWRGIAMVAALAVMVITGAAWGKIGNIDPNIARFDLPGLFGNAGRPSDGAIDILMVGVDSRSDAHGNPLSQDELSMLRAGDETATNTDTIILIRIPNNGKSATAISIPRDSYVTVPDGTKGKINGVYGEAKETDRRKRVESGESLEAAERESVDAGRSALIQTVGKLTGVTVDRYAEISMLGFVLMTDALGGVNVCLNEAVFEPMSGADFPAGPQTLDGPNALSFVRQRHDLPRGDLDRVVRQQVVMSSLAHSALSGGTLTNPTTLGKLRDAITRTVVLSQGWDVMDFIQQLQKLSGGNIAFATIPILREDGWTEDGSQSVVKVDPDQVRNWVSSLLDQQEQGKVEEATYSKDQTTADVVNETQINGLAAAVSELLTGKGFTAGKVGNNESDHVGSSQVQAAQQDDVGAKAVAEALGLPVVEKQGIPEHTVRVVLSKDYHGPGSGRETTPAASEAGSTEEDAPPPPPSPIFTAANGPRCVN
- a CDS encoding TIGR03089 family protein, whose protein sequence is MTTLAALLLGDMNNPAPRITYYDDATGERIELSTVTLANWAAKTANMLRDEMGAGPGSTVAVRLPAHWQTAGVLLGIWWAGAEVVFHDDTTDVAFCTLGDEPDADEVCVLSLDAFGRPVPDLPLGLTDYSTAVRVHGDRFVPAGAGPAMDGRSVDEIAAGARESAAAQGITSQDRVLSSGAWDSPEALTSTLLAVLITGASLVQVANPDAAAQERRLVSEKVTRTLS